A single window of Aphidius gifuensis isolate YNYX2018 linkage group LG1, ASM1490517v1, whole genome shotgun sequence DNA harbors:
- the LOC122856658 gene encoding protein ECT2 isoform X4 — translation MEEQSVQCSITDINSEEPAKSEVLQSDQPRKNRICLIGDIRNNSLISAAAQKFGVPVLTSDTGIEYSGDDKVYCTYFVLQSFDGSVYEALPKKSHRILGPTALLQLANRGDALPRIHRPMYSISLLGKVIVFTGFRNKSELSSLVHKIHGMGGSIKNEMSERVTHLIANCYASDDKYKYALIFKLSIMSKNWIDQLWEERDNPIIFGDNEAITSRNKLPLFFNSKICFFGFPEEEKIHMVEVLEQQGGTPIDINGPECTHVVVDESNSNILQELGKMDVVKGDSVASSCRRRAQIVKAEWFWTSVQNQDIAHERDYKINLESVMSPSAFARRDSQQTSTPTSASTKRKRKRFPENIVSLIQNAESPTVYKRRSSISDAGFLSVSGSFLDATASPDKHALDDIPEVEAANTGPKKDKPRRYPVFLELLNTEKNYVEILNAIITFQKQLDDLIDTPGELINATERKLIFGNVSIIHDTHKKMLEEFKHHCTNWKDDTSIGAIYLSHLPGLVKVYPPYINFLSNAYETLKKLDAERPRFHAFLKICQSKPQSQRQPLHELLLRPFQRLGSTILLLEEIHRHTDINNPDHSSLKLAIEGLKKATSHVDEDKRKTEEQVSIFCIFNDIDNCPAYLVSSHRSFIDKYEVIDLNKDLSGRGTHLTLFLFSDTLEICKKKSKFNSLKSPNMMNGTNIVNGSNTMTKHNQEKLYRHVEMLSLRDVKKVFDIQETEGCSNVFALKVRSNQEIKEKLFSFAMTDERSNKTNFLKSLCRQMANTICIADADIFLISLHSSDLKIDTSEVATGTLGKAFKSLFHNFYLEYMDPYVFRLIYY, via the exons ATGGAAGAGCAAAGCGTTCAATGCAGTATCACCGATATAAATAGTGAAGAGCCAGCAAAGAGTgaag taTTACAATCAGATCAACCACGTAAAAATCGTATATGTTTAATTGGCGATAttagaaataattcattaattagtGCTGCTGCACAAAAATTTGGAGTACCTGTATTAACATCTGATACTGGTATTGAATACAGTGGTGATGACAAAGTATATTGTACATATTTTGTACTACAATCATTCGATGGAAGTGTTTATGAAGCACTTCCAAAAAAATCTCacag aaTACTTGGACCAACTGCTCTATTACAATTAGCAAATAGAGGAGATGCACTTCCACGAATACACCGGCCAATGTATTCAATATCATTGCTTGGAAAAGTTATTGTATTTACAGGTTTTAGAAATAAATCTGaattg tcatCATTGGTCCATAAAATTCATGGTATGGGAGGAAgcattaaaaatgaaatgagtGAACGAGTTACACATTTAATTGCAAATTGTTATGCTAGCGatgacaaatataaatatgctcttatatttaaattatcaataatgtcaaaaaattggaTTGATCAATTGTGGGAAGAACGTGATAATCCAATAATATTTGGAGACAATGAAGCAATTACTTCTCGTAATAAATTAccactattttttaattcaaaaatatgcTTTTTTGGTTTTCCTGAAGaggaaaaaattcatatgGTTGAAGTACTTGAGCAACAAGGTGGTACTCCAATTGATATTAATGGCCCAGAGTGTACACATGTt gttGTTGATGAATCTAATTCAAATATACTACAAGAATTGGGAAAAATGGATGTTGTTAAGGGTGATTCAGTGGCATCAAGTTGTCGAAGACGTGCACAAATTGTTAAGGCTGAATGGTTTTGGACATCTGTACAAAACCAAGATATTGCTCATGAAAGAGATTACAAAATT aATTTGGAATCAGTTATGTCACCTAGTGCATTTGCAAGAAGAGATAGCCAACAAACATCAACACCAACATCAGCATCAACAAAAAGAAAACGTAAACGTTTTCCAGAAAATATTGTTAGTTTAATTCAAAATGCTGAATCACCAACTGTTTATAAAAGAAGATCAAGTATAAGTGATGCTGGATTTCTAAGTGTTAGTGGAAGTTTCTTGGATGCTACTGCAAGTCCAGACAAACATGCGCTTGACG ATATTCCAGAAGTTGAAGCTGCAAATACTGGACCAAAAAAAGACAAGCCTCGACGATATCCAGTTTTCTTAGAACTTCTTAatacggaaaaaaattatgttgaaaTTCTCAATGCAATAATAACg tttcaaaaacaattggatgatttaattgatacACCAGGTGAATTGATAAATGCAACAGaacgtaaattaatatttggtAATGTATCAATAATTCATGATActcataaaaaaatgttggaaGAATTTAAACATCATTGTACAAATTGGAAAGATGATACAAGTATTGGAGCAATATATTTATCACATTTACCTGGATTAGTTAAAGTATATCCAccgtatataaattttttatcaaatgcatatgaaacattaaaaaaattagatgcaGAAAGACCAAGATTTcatgcatttttaaaaatatgtcaatCAAAACCACAAAGTCAAAGACAACCAttacatgaattattattgcgTCCATTTCAAAGATTAggatcaacaatattattacttgAAGAAATACATCGTCATACTGATATTAATAATCCTGATCATAGCTCACTTAAATTAGCAATTGAAGGattaaaaaaagcaacatCACATGTTGAtgaagataaaagaaaaactgaAGAACAAGTatcaatattttgtatatttaatgatattgataattgtCCAGCATATTTAGTATCATCACATCgttcatttattgataaatatgaagttatagatttaaataaagaCTTGAGTGGACGTGGTACtcatttaacattatttttattttctgatacattagaaatatgtaaaaaaaaatcaaaatttaattcacttAAAAGTCCAAATATGATGAATGGTACAAATATTGTCAATGGCTCAAATACAATGACAAAACATAATCAAGAAAAACTTTATAGACATGTTGAAATGTTATCATTGAGAGatgttaaaaaagtttttgataTACAAGAAACTGAAGGATGTTCAAATGTTTTTGCTTTGAAAGTTAGAAGTAATCaggaaattaaagaaaaattattttcatttgcaatGACTGATGAAAGaagtaataaaacaaattttcttaaatCTTTGTGCCGACAAATGGCAAATACAATTTGCATAGCTGACgca gatatatttttaatttcattacattcaagtgatttaaaaattgacacaaGTGAAGTTGCAACGGGGACACTTGGTAAAGCATTTAA gagtctatttcataatttttatctggAGTATATGGATCCGTATGTGTTCCGATTGATCTATTATTGA
- the LOC122856658 gene encoding protein ECT2 isoform X3, protein MEEQSVQCSITDINSEEPAKSEVLQSDQPRKNRICLIGDIRNNSLISAAAQKFGVPVLTSDTGIEYSGDDKVYCTYFVLQSFDGSVYEALPKKSHRILGPTALLQLANRGDALPRIHRPMYSISLLGKVIVFTGFRNKSELSSLVHKIHGMGGSIKNEMSERVTHLIANCYASDDKYKYALIFKLSIMSKNWIDQLWEERDNPIIFGDNEAITSRNKLPLFFNSKICFFGFPEEEKIHMVEVLEQQGGTPIDINGPECTHVVVDESNSNILQELGKMDVVKGDSVASSCRRRAQIVKAEWFWTSVQNQDIAHERDYKINLESVMSPSAFARRDSQQTSTPTSASTKRKRKRFPENIVSLIQNAESPTVYKRRSSISDAGFLSVSGSFLDATASPDKHALDDIPEVEAANTGPKKDKPRRYPVFLELLNTEKNYVEILNAIITFQKQLDDLIDTPGELINATERKLIFGNVSIIHDTHKKMLEEFKHHCTNWKDDTSIGAIYLSHLPGLVKVYPPYINFLSNAYETLKKLDAERPRFHAFLKICQSKPQSQRQPLHELLLRPFQRLGSTILLLEEIHRHTDINNPDHSSLKLAIEGLKKATSHVDEDKRKTEEQVSIFCIFNDIDNCPAYLVSSHRSFIDKYEVIDLNKDLSGRGTHLTLFLFSDTLEICKKKSKFNSLKSPNMMNGTNIVNGSNTMTKHNQEKLYRHVEMLSLRDVKKVFDIQETEGCSNVFALKVRSNQEIKEKLFSFAMTDERSNKTNFLKSLCRQMANTICIADADIFLISLHSSDLKIDTSEVATGTLGKAFKFATKTKKNLTRALSINKTPSKLKRAMSTMMSPFGSTTSLSHSTSLTPISGLAGMRLELAKGETDSPSSRDNVLVAPMSVQPTRKAKCGTLSMASLRRL, encoded by the exons ATGGAAGAGCAAAGCGTTCAATGCAGTATCACCGATATAAATAGTGAAGAGCCAGCAAAGAGTgaag taTTACAATCAGATCAACCACGTAAAAATCGTATATGTTTAATTGGCGATAttagaaataattcattaattagtGCTGCTGCACAAAAATTTGGAGTACCTGTATTAACATCTGATACTGGTATTGAATACAGTGGTGATGACAAAGTATATTGTACATATTTTGTACTACAATCATTCGATGGAAGTGTTTATGAAGCACTTCCAAAAAAATCTCacag aaTACTTGGACCAACTGCTCTATTACAATTAGCAAATAGAGGAGATGCACTTCCACGAATACACCGGCCAATGTATTCAATATCATTGCTTGGAAAAGTTATTGTATTTACAGGTTTTAGAAATAAATCTGaattg tcatCATTGGTCCATAAAATTCATGGTATGGGAGGAAgcattaaaaatgaaatgagtGAACGAGTTACACATTTAATTGCAAATTGTTATGCTAGCGatgacaaatataaatatgctcttatatttaaattatcaataatgtcaaaaaattggaTTGATCAATTGTGGGAAGAACGTGATAATCCAATAATATTTGGAGACAATGAAGCAATTACTTCTCGTAATAAATTAccactattttttaattcaaaaatatgcTTTTTTGGTTTTCCTGAAGaggaaaaaattcatatgGTTGAAGTACTTGAGCAACAAGGTGGTACTCCAATTGATATTAATGGCCCAGAGTGTACACATGTt gttGTTGATGAATCTAATTCAAATATACTACAAGAATTGGGAAAAATGGATGTTGTTAAGGGTGATTCAGTGGCATCAAGTTGTCGAAGACGTGCACAAATTGTTAAGGCTGAATGGTTTTGGACATCTGTACAAAACCAAGATATTGCTCATGAAAGAGATTACAAAATT aATTTGGAATCAGTTATGTCACCTAGTGCATTTGCAAGAAGAGATAGCCAACAAACATCAACACCAACATCAGCATCAACAAAAAGAAAACGTAAACGTTTTCCAGAAAATATTGTTAGTTTAATTCAAAATGCTGAATCACCAACTGTTTATAAAAGAAGATCAAGTATAAGTGATGCTGGATTTCTAAGTGTTAGTGGAAGTTTCTTGGATGCTACTGCAAGTCCAGACAAACATGCGCTTGACG ATATTCCAGAAGTTGAAGCTGCAAATACTGGACCAAAAAAAGACAAGCCTCGACGATATCCAGTTTTCTTAGAACTTCTTAatacggaaaaaaattatgttgaaaTTCTCAATGCAATAATAACg tttcaaaaacaattggatgatttaattgatacACCAGGTGAATTGATAAATGCAACAGaacgtaaattaatatttggtAATGTATCAATAATTCATGATActcataaaaaaatgttggaaGAATTTAAACATCATTGTACAAATTGGAAAGATGATACAAGTATTGGAGCAATATATTTATCACATTTACCTGGATTAGTTAAAGTATATCCAccgtatataaattttttatcaaatgcatatgaaacattaaaaaaattagatgcaGAAAGACCAAGATTTcatgcatttttaaaaatatgtcaatCAAAACCACAAAGTCAAAGACAACCAttacatgaattattattgcgTCCATTTCAAAGATTAggatcaacaatattattacttgAAGAAATACATCGTCATACTGATATTAATAATCCTGATCATAGCTCACTTAAATTAGCAATTGAAGGattaaaaaaagcaacatCACATGTTGAtgaagataaaagaaaaactgaAGAACAAGTatcaatattttgtatatttaatgatattgataattgtCCAGCATATTTAGTATCATCACATCgttcatttattgataaatatgaagttatagatttaaataaagaCTTGAGTGGACGTGGTACtcatttaacattatttttattttctgatacattagaaatatgtaaaaaaaaatcaaaatttaattcacttAAAAGTCCAAATATGATGAATGGTACAAATATTGTCAATGGCTCAAATACAATGACAAAACATAATCAAGAAAAACTTTATAGACATGTTGAAATGTTATCATTGAGAGatgttaaaaaagtttttgataTACAAGAAACTGAAGGATGTTCAAATGTTTTTGCTTTGAAAGTTAGAAGTAATCaggaaattaaagaaaaattattttcatttgcaatGACTGATGAAAGaagtaataaaacaaattttcttaaatCTTTGTGCCGACAAATGGCAAATACAATTTGCATAGCTGACgca gatatatttttaatttcattacattcaagtgatttaaaaattgacacaaGTGAAGTTGCAACGGGGACACTTGGTAAAGCATTTAA atTTGCtacaaaaactaaaaaaaatcttaccaGAGCATTGAGTATCAACAAAACACcgagtaaattaaaaagagcAATGTCGACAATGATGTCTCCATTTGGTTCAACAACAAGTTTATCACACTCGACAAGTTTGACACCAATTAGTGGACTTGCTGGAATGCGATTG GAATTAGCAAAAGGAGAAACGGATTCACCGTCATCACGAGATAACGTCTTGGTTGCACCAATGTCAGTTCAACCAACGAGGAAGGCTAAATGTGGTACTCTCAGTATGGCCTCATTACGAaggttataa
- the LOC122856658 gene encoding protein ECT2 isoform X1 yields the protein MEEQSVQCSITDINSEEPAKSEVLQSDQPRKNRICLIGDIRNNSLISAAAQKFGVPVLTSDTGIEYSGDDKVYCTYFVLQSFDGSVYEALPKKSHRILGPTALLQLANRGDALPRIHRPMYSISLLGKVIVFTGFRNKSELSSLVHKIHGMGGSIKNEMSERVTHLIANCYASDDKYKYALIFKLSIMSKNWIDQLWEERDNPIIFGDNEAITSRNKLPLFFNSKICFFGFPEEEKIHMVEVLEQQGGTPIDINGPECTHVVVDESNSNILQELGKMDVVKGDSVASSCRRRAQIVKAEWFWTSVQNQDIAHERDYKINLESVMSPSAFARRDSQQTSTPTSASTKRKRKRFPENIVSLIQNAESPTVYKRRSSISDAGFLSVSGSFLDATASPDKHALDDIPEVEAANTGPKKDKPRRYPVFLELLNTEKNYVEILNAIITFQKQLDDLIDTPGELINATERKLIFGNVSIIHDTHKKMLEEFKHHCTNWKDDTSIGAIYLSHLPGLVKVYPPYINFLSNAYETLKKLDAERPRFHAFLKICQSKPQSQRQPLHELLLRPFQRLGSTILLLEEIHRHTDINNPDHSSLKLAIEGLKKATSHVDEDKRKTEEQVSIFCIFNDIDNCPAYLVSSHRSFIDKYEVIDLNKDLSGRGTHLTLFLFSDTLEICKKKSKFNSLKSPNMMNGTNIVNGSNTMTKHNQEKLYRHVEMLSLRDVKKVFDIQETEGCSNVFALKVRSNQEIKEKLFSFAMTDERSNKTNFLKSLCRQMANTICIADADIFLISLHSSDLKIDTSEVATGTLGKAFKFATKTKKNLTRALSINKTPSKLKRAMSTMMSPFGSTTSLSHSTSLTPISGLAGMRLASCNNMNELAKGETDSPSSRDNVLVAPMSVQPTRKAKCGTLSMASLRRL from the exons ATGGAAGAGCAAAGCGTTCAATGCAGTATCACCGATATAAATAGTGAAGAGCCAGCAAAGAGTgaag taTTACAATCAGATCAACCACGTAAAAATCGTATATGTTTAATTGGCGATAttagaaataattcattaattagtGCTGCTGCACAAAAATTTGGAGTACCTGTATTAACATCTGATACTGGTATTGAATACAGTGGTGATGACAAAGTATATTGTACATATTTTGTACTACAATCATTCGATGGAAGTGTTTATGAAGCACTTCCAAAAAAATCTCacag aaTACTTGGACCAACTGCTCTATTACAATTAGCAAATAGAGGAGATGCACTTCCACGAATACACCGGCCAATGTATTCAATATCATTGCTTGGAAAAGTTATTGTATTTACAGGTTTTAGAAATAAATCTGaattg tcatCATTGGTCCATAAAATTCATGGTATGGGAGGAAgcattaaaaatgaaatgagtGAACGAGTTACACATTTAATTGCAAATTGTTATGCTAGCGatgacaaatataaatatgctcttatatttaaattatcaataatgtcaaaaaattggaTTGATCAATTGTGGGAAGAACGTGATAATCCAATAATATTTGGAGACAATGAAGCAATTACTTCTCGTAATAAATTAccactattttttaattcaaaaatatgcTTTTTTGGTTTTCCTGAAGaggaaaaaattcatatgGTTGAAGTACTTGAGCAACAAGGTGGTACTCCAATTGATATTAATGGCCCAGAGTGTACACATGTt gttGTTGATGAATCTAATTCAAATATACTACAAGAATTGGGAAAAATGGATGTTGTTAAGGGTGATTCAGTGGCATCAAGTTGTCGAAGACGTGCACAAATTGTTAAGGCTGAATGGTTTTGGACATCTGTACAAAACCAAGATATTGCTCATGAAAGAGATTACAAAATT aATTTGGAATCAGTTATGTCACCTAGTGCATTTGCAAGAAGAGATAGCCAACAAACATCAACACCAACATCAGCATCAACAAAAAGAAAACGTAAACGTTTTCCAGAAAATATTGTTAGTTTAATTCAAAATGCTGAATCACCAACTGTTTATAAAAGAAGATCAAGTATAAGTGATGCTGGATTTCTAAGTGTTAGTGGAAGTTTCTTGGATGCTACTGCAAGTCCAGACAAACATGCGCTTGACG ATATTCCAGAAGTTGAAGCTGCAAATACTGGACCAAAAAAAGACAAGCCTCGACGATATCCAGTTTTCTTAGAACTTCTTAatacggaaaaaaattatgttgaaaTTCTCAATGCAATAATAACg tttcaaaaacaattggatgatttaattgatacACCAGGTGAATTGATAAATGCAACAGaacgtaaattaatatttggtAATGTATCAATAATTCATGATActcataaaaaaatgttggaaGAATTTAAACATCATTGTACAAATTGGAAAGATGATACAAGTATTGGAGCAATATATTTATCACATTTACCTGGATTAGTTAAAGTATATCCAccgtatataaattttttatcaaatgcatatgaaacattaaaaaaattagatgcaGAAAGACCAAGATTTcatgcatttttaaaaatatgtcaatCAAAACCACAAAGTCAAAGACAACCAttacatgaattattattgcgTCCATTTCAAAGATTAggatcaacaatattattacttgAAGAAATACATCGTCATACTGATATTAATAATCCTGATCATAGCTCACTTAAATTAGCAATTGAAGGattaaaaaaagcaacatCACATGTTGAtgaagataaaagaaaaactgaAGAACAAGTatcaatattttgtatatttaatgatattgataattgtCCAGCATATTTAGTATCATCACATCgttcatttattgataaatatgaagttatagatttaaataaagaCTTGAGTGGACGTGGTACtcatttaacattatttttattttctgatacattagaaatatgtaaaaaaaaatcaaaatttaattcacttAAAAGTCCAAATATGATGAATGGTACAAATATTGTCAATGGCTCAAATACAATGACAAAACATAATCAAGAAAAACTTTATAGACATGTTGAAATGTTATCATTGAGAGatgttaaaaaagtttttgataTACAAGAAACTGAAGGATGTTCAAATGTTTTTGCTTTGAAAGTTAGAAGTAATCaggaaattaaagaaaaattattttcatttgcaatGACTGATGAAAGaagtaataaaacaaattttcttaaatCTTTGTGCCGACAAATGGCAAATACAATTTGCATAGCTGACgca gatatatttttaatttcattacattcaagtgatttaaaaattgacacaaGTGAAGTTGCAACGGGGACACTTGGTAAAGCATTTAA atTTGCtacaaaaactaaaaaaaatcttaccaGAGCATTGAGTATCAACAAAACACcgagtaaattaaaaagagcAATGTCGACAATGATGTCTCCATTTGGTTCAACAACAAGTTTATCACACTCGACAAGTTTGACACCAATTAGTGGACTTGCTGGAATGCGATTGGCAAGTTGCAACAATATGAAC GAATTAGCAAAAGGAGAAACGGATTCACCGTCATCACGAGATAACGTCTTGGTTGCACCAATGTCAGTTCAACCAACGAGGAAGGCTAAATGTGGTACTCTCAGTATGGCCTCATTACGAaggttataa
- the LOC122856658 gene encoding protein ECT2 isoform X2 → MEEQSVQCSITDINSEEPAKSEVLQSDQPRKNRICLIGDIRNNSLISAAAQKFGVPVLTSDTGIEYSGDDKVYCTYFVLQSFDGSVYEALPKKSHRILGPTALLQLANRGDALPRIHRPMYSISLLGKVIVFTGFRNKSELSSLVHKIHGMGGSIKNEMSERVTHLIANCYASDDKYKYALIFKLSIMSKNWIDQLWEERDNPIIFGDNEAITSRNKLPLFFNSKICFFGFPEEEKIHMVEVLEQQGGTPIDINGPECTHVVVDESNSNILQELGKMDVVKGDSVASSCRRRAQIVKAEWFWTSVQNQDIAHERDYKINLESVMSPSAFARRDSQQTSTPTSASTKRKRKRFPENIVSLIQNAESPTVYKRRSSISDAGFLSVSGSFLDATASPDKHALDEVEAANTGPKKDKPRRYPVFLELLNTEKNYVEILNAIITFQKQLDDLIDTPGELINATERKLIFGNVSIIHDTHKKMLEEFKHHCTNWKDDTSIGAIYLSHLPGLVKVYPPYINFLSNAYETLKKLDAERPRFHAFLKICQSKPQSQRQPLHELLLRPFQRLGSTILLLEEIHRHTDINNPDHSSLKLAIEGLKKATSHVDEDKRKTEEQVSIFCIFNDIDNCPAYLVSSHRSFIDKYEVIDLNKDLSGRGTHLTLFLFSDTLEICKKKSKFNSLKSPNMMNGTNIVNGSNTMTKHNQEKLYRHVEMLSLRDVKKVFDIQETEGCSNVFALKVRSNQEIKEKLFSFAMTDERSNKTNFLKSLCRQMANTICIADADIFLISLHSSDLKIDTSEVATGTLGKAFKFATKTKKNLTRALSINKTPSKLKRAMSTMMSPFGSTTSLSHSTSLTPISGLAGMRLASCNNMNELAKGETDSPSSRDNVLVAPMSVQPTRKAKCGTLSMASLRRL, encoded by the exons ATGGAAGAGCAAAGCGTTCAATGCAGTATCACCGATATAAATAGTGAAGAGCCAGCAAAGAGTgaag taTTACAATCAGATCAACCACGTAAAAATCGTATATGTTTAATTGGCGATAttagaaataattcattaattagtGCTGCTGCACAAAAATTTGGAGTACCTGTATTAACATCTGATACTGGTATTGAATACAGTGGTGATGACAAAGTATATTGTACATATTTTGTACTACAATCATTCGATGGAAGTGTTTATGAAGCACTTCCAAAAAAATCTCacag aaTACTTGGACCAACTGCTCTATTACAATTAGCAAATAGAGGAGATGCACTTCCACGAATACACCGGCCAATGTATTCAATATCATTGCTTGGAAAAGTTATTGTATTTACAGGTTTTAGAAATAAATCTGaattg tcatCATTGGTCCATAAAATTCATGGTATGGGAGGAAgcattaaaaatgaaatgagtGAACGAGTTACACATTTAATTGCAAATTGTTATGCTAGCGatgacaaatataaatatgctcttatatttaaattatcaataatgtcaaaaaattggaTTGATCAATTGTGGGAAGAACGTGATAATCCAATAATATTTGGAGACAATGAAGCAATTACTTCTCGTAATAAATTAccactattttttaattcaaaaatatgcTTTTTTGGTTTTCCTGAAGaggaaaaaattcatatgGTTGAAGTACTTGAGCAACAAGGTGGTACTCCAATTGATATTAATGGCCCAGAGTGTACACATGTt gttGTTGATGAATCTAATTCAAATATACTACAAGAATTGGGAAAAATGGATGTTGTTAAGGGTGATTCAGTGGCATCAAGTTGTCGAAGACGTGCACAAATTGTTAAGGCTGAATGGTTTTGGACATCTGTACAAAACCAAGATATTGCTCATGAAAGAGATTACAAAATT aATTTGGAATCAGTTATGTCACCTAGTGCATTTGCAAGAAGAGATAGCCAACAAACATCAACACCAACATCAGCATCAACAAAAAGAAAACGTAAACGTTTTCCAGAAAATATTGTTAGTTTAATTCAAAATGCTGAATCACCAACTGTTTATAAAAGAAGATCAAGTATAAGTGATGCTGGATTTCTAAGTGTTAGTGGAAGTTTCTTGGATGCTACTGCAAGTCCAGACAAACATGCGCTTGACG AAGTTGAAGCTGCAAATACTGGACCAAAAAAAGACAAGCCTCGACGATATCCAGTTTTCTTAGAACTTCTTAatacggaaaaaaattatgttgaaaTTCTCAATGCAATAATAACg tttcaaaaacaattggatgatttaattgatacACCAGGTGAATTGATAAATGCAACAGaacgtaaattaatatttggtAATGTATCAATAATTCATGATActcataaaaaaatgttggaaGAATTTAAACATCATTGTACAAATTGGAAAGATGATACAAGTATTGGAGCAATATATTTATCACATTTACCTGGATTAGTTAAAGTATATCCAccgtatataaattttttatcaaatgcatatgaaacattaaaaaaattagatgcaGAAAGACCAAGATTTcatgcatttttaaaaatatgtcaatCAAAACCACAAAGTCAAAGACAACCAttacatgaattattattgcgTCCATTTCAAAGATTAggatcaacaatattattacttgAAGAAATACATCGTCATACTGATATTAATAATCCTGATCATAGCTCACTTAAATTAGCAATTGAAGGattaaaaaaagcaacatCACATGTTGAtgaagataaaagaaaaactgaAGAACAAGTatcaatattttgtatatttaatgatattgataattgtCCAGCATATTTAGTATCATCACATCgttcatttattgataaatatgaagttatagatttaaataaagaCTTGAGTGGACGTGGTACtcatttaacattatttttattttctgatacattagaaatatgtaaaaaaaaatcaaaatttaattcacttAAAAGTCCAAATATGATGAATGGTACAAATATTGTCAATGGCTCAAATACAATGACAAAACATAATCAAGAAAAACTTTATAGACATGTTGAAATGTTATCATTGAGAGatgttaaaaaagtttttgataTACAAGAAACTGAAGGATGTTCAAATGTTTTTGCTTTGAAAGTTAGAAGTAATCaggaaattaaagaaaaattattttcatttgcaatGACTGATGAAAGaagtaataaaacaaattttcttaaatCTTTGTGCCGACAAATGGCAAATACAATTTGCATAGCTGACgca gatatatttttaatttcattacattcaagtgatttaaaaattgacacaaGTGAAGTTGCAACGGGGACACTTGGTAAAGCATTTAA atTTGCtacaaaaactaaaaaaaatcttaccaGAGCATTGAGTATCAACAAAACACcgagtaaattaaaaagagcAATGTCGACAATGATGTCTCCATTTGGTTCAACAACAAGTTTATCACACTCGACAAGTTTGACACCAATTAGTGGACTTGCTGGAATGCGATTGGCAAGTTGCAACAATATGAAC GAATTAGCAAAAGGAGAAACGGATTCACCGTCATCACGAGATAACGTCTTGGTTGCACCAATGTCAGTTCAACCAACGAGGAAGGCTAAATGTGGTACTCTCAGTATGGCCTCATTACGAaggttataa